A stretch of Anolis sagrei isolate rAnoSag1 chromosome X, rAnoSag1.mat, whole genome shotgun sequence DNA encodes these proteins:
- the SDC3 gene encoding syndecan-3, with protein sequence MPRLLREGPSPPPMLLLLLLLAGLPGRAARAQNWRNENFERPIDLEASGDDDSFEDEEMEETEELYSGSGSGYFEQDSGIKTVLQVTTEVPMVLSTTTAAVLPMTSVQPVGIPFVPFPTEEATSRPTTDALFIPRMSEAPAITIQKASSAATTASMTIANTKPTTVSRVLVPFITVLATTQPVTLETPTAVVVTKMEATASLPVTTSMTKVRIMPKLSTPQEPEFSEKSTTLLQSLSPTASTESVQTDPLDVSLSTAITNGDPEPPVSGDFEIHEEEVAPTELSNEVAPLVTPAAGPVLRKNVESGLIDNTIESGNSAAQLPQKNILERKEVLIAVIVGGVVGALFAAFLVMLLIYRMKKKDEGSYTLEEPKQASVTYQKPDKQEEFYA encoded by the exons GCTCAGAACTGGCGAAATGAAAATTTTGAGCGGCCCATTGACCTAGAAGCCTCTGGAGATGACGACTCCTTTGAAGATGAAGAAATGGAGGAGAccgaggaactgtattcaggctCTGGCTCAGGAT ATTTTGAGCAGGACTCTGGCATCAAGACAGTTCTGCAGGTCACAACAGAGGTACCCATGGTCCTCTCGACAACAACTGCAGCAGTGCTGCCAATGACCTCAGTGCAGCCTGTCGGCATCCCCTTTGTGCCATTCCCTACAGAGGAAGCCACCTCCAGGCCAACAACAGACGCTCTCTTCATCCCCAGGATGTCCGAGGCACCTGCAATCACCATCCAGAAAGCAAGCAGCGCTGCCACCACAGCCTCCATGACAATTGCCAACACCAAGCCAACAACTGTTTCCAGAGTCTTGGTGCCCTTTATCACTGTCCTAGCCACAACGCAACCCGTCACACTGGAAACACCAACGGCTGTCGTCGTAACTAAGATGGAAGCCACTGCATCTCTCCCAGTGACCACCAGCATGACAAAGGTCAGAATTATGCCAAAACTAAGCACACCACAGGAGCCAGAGTTCAGTGAGAAAAGCACCACGCTTCTGCAGTCTTTGAGCCCCACGGCATCCACAGAATCCGTTCAG ACAGACCCTCTCGATGTGAGCCTTTCCACTGCAATAACCAATGGTGACCCGGAGCCCCCTGTCAGTGGGGACTTTGAAATCCACGAGGAGGAGGTGGCTCCAACCGAGCTCAGCAATGAAGTGGCTCCCCTGGTGACTCCGGCAGCTGGACCGGTGCTGAGGAAGAACGTGGAGTCGGGGCTCATAGACAATACCATTGAGTCTGGAAACTCTGCTGCACAGCTTCCCCAGAAAAATATCCTTGAAAGAAAAGAAGTACTCATAG ctGTGATTGTGGGAGGGGTCGTTGGCGCTCTGTTTGCTGCCTTCCTGGTCATGCTGTTGATCTATCGGATGAAAAAGAAAGACGAGGGGAGCTACACCTTGGAAGAGCCCAAGCAGGCTAGCGTCACGTACCAAAAACCTGACAAGCAGGAGGAATTCTATGCATAA